From the genome of Glycine soja cultivar W05 chromosome 14, ASM419377v2, whole genome shotgun sequence:
CTGTTTTCAGTTCctcaaattgaaaaatgatgttaTACCAGTTTctgaaattaaacaaaaaaaatttaagtttttgaaATGAAATTGGTTAATCATATCAGTCTTTGTCAATAGTTTCGCTAGAGACTACAAtcattataagttataaaatttaaataatatatattgataatataaaaaattttataaaattatttaattacaagttattatataaaataagttttttgatttttgaaataattttataacgTATTTCAAGCAGTGTGATTGAATGTTGATGaatatataagtattaaattCTAATTACATGTGAACAAATTTAAAGGATTAAGATAACAgtcgtttttaattttaagaatttatttataattttttttatttcaaaactatcataaCAGGTCTCAAAATTATAGGTTTAGTGACTTTACTCATCGCATAAGCGAATAGCAACCTTATCTCACGATTTGacattctttcttctcattcttacaGAAGTGAATGAAATGAAAGGAAACAATAACGAagaatattgtttattttttcaaaaataataataaaaggaataaaaaaaaaagtgaacaaTATCTTCTCACTTATCTCACACATCTCATTAGTAATTTAATAATGTGATGAATTGATTGCTttctgatcttttctggttttaGCTTTTATCGTGACACCGATCCGGATAAGCATCGTTCCCAATCAATATTTTCACATTTATCTATCTATCTTTCTTGCTTTTCCCTCCTAAAGCTACTTTATCACATTGcaatggaagaaaaaagaaaacactgCAAGGTATTCCTAGTAATAGGAGACATAGTTAGGATTAGTCAAATCAAATgtataagagaaaaatagacCAAATTACTCTTTTGGACTGTgctaatttaacatattaaaaactcATTCCTAgaattataagttataacttaGAGAAGACagtatttttatgtttgtttaaaattttaaaagtataactTTGTATTGTTCACTCTCAATAAAAGTAATAACAATATTGtttactttgtttttattttcgtcATGGGGATGAAAATATTCCAATAAGAATACGAGAGAAGTTATTTTTAATCCACTTAGAACTTCTATttcaattcttatttttattttaataattattttaaaatttaaaatattctttagaGTTTTAAAATCTAAccaaataaacttttaaatattcTCCACAATAatggtaataatatttttgagaatgtgattcttaaaaataaagtatactTTTAAACAAAtacttcttgattttttttctctattcaacttatcaatttattatttctaattatcaaaaatatatgtaatgtAACCATTTCGCATTAAATTCcaccaaaatatatataatgtgaccataagtgaaaaattaaaaattgcatataataaataatagcataacaagtgaaaaaaatatagattacaTCTCATAACATATTTTACATTCCTTAAATAGAAAacgttttacatttttttcattactCATTTGCATGCATTTTCTAGTGGTTTAAGTTTACTTTTGTACACATTTCTTCGATTTTTCCTTCTAGAACTTTGTTACAGCTATTATGTGTTTTTAGTAAGTTGCTTTAGCCTTTTGGGATGAGAGCTTGAATATTTGAGAGCCTTGGGAGAGATTTGAAAACCTTTTAAAGAATGGAGGTCCACTCGAAGAAGCATGGAAGTAATCTAAGTATGGATGcaagaaaaaagttaaagaaaatatgaaaagttGGTCACCACTAAAAACTTGATGTGATCTCGACCTTTCATATGAATTGTGTTTAATTTAGCATGGATCCTtgaaattgtatttattttttaattgattaaatagtcatttttatttttgaatgtgtAAAGTATTCACAAATTCAtctctaaaagatgaaaattcaattttagtcctgaaaataaaaaaataagtgcgACTAATCCATCTATTCGTTATCGTTAATGAAAAAATCCACGTAACATAGAGGaacaaaaatatcacaaaaatgattgccAACATGATTGTTTAATAGATTTGACCAAAATGTTAGTAAGTTTATGTTGGATCAAATTGTGAGTAAATTTCTGTCAGACTAATTTGTCAAACtccaaatttcatttcatttaagggtaaaatataatttaatcttcattttcCTCCGACGTTTTTATCATTGTAAgcataatattacaataaacacttaaaaaaagaaacaagcaaaagttgaaacaaacataataataagcataatattaattaataaacataattagtCTGCTCTGAAATTTCTACTGTGACAACATCAAGTAGTAACAAAATCAAGTTGAGTCTcatttttttgtaagaattaagTTAATGATTGTGCATTTTTGTCTGAGTCTCATATTTTGGATAACTGTCAtattagaaatttcaaaacaatagacagattatgcttattaatcaatatcatgtttattattatgtttgttctaacttatgtttatttcccttttttaaagtgttttattgtaatattatgcttgcaatgataaaaaaatggagaaaatgaagattaaattaattttacccttaaatgaaacaaaatttggggtctgacaaattagtccaatggaaacttattaacatttttatccAATGAAAACTTATTGACATTTTGTTCCAATCTATTCCGCAGTCATGTTGACCATCATCTTTGTAacatttttatctcttttgtGTCATGTAGGTTCTTTTATTAACACTAAAGAATAGAAGTTAACAGATGAAAtgatttgtcacactttttttactttcgggaactaaaatttgaattttcatgtaTCGGGGTGAATTTGTCAGCATTTTACACATTTAGagacaaaaataactatttatcctTTTTCAATTAGATtcatattgaaatttaattaaaaataaatacaatttacagaattttttttaaaaaaaatcaaggacCTAGATAAATACAAGTTTAGATACTTGTCcgtaaaataattcataaactcaattaaaatggtaaaaaaaatgatacttgTTGTACCTACCAATCGATTGTCGATCAattcatgattttttctttaaattttttcatgctAATGTACTTGAGATTAAAGAGTTGTGTACCTATTGGTTGTTTGTCGACCAAGTTTATTGACTTGGTTGTGGACCGACCATAGATGAGCCAACCACTTCCTCTTACTTCATGACCCCATTGCAGGGCCACGAATCTTAGGTACATTATAACTACCTTGGATGCATAGTCCAAATATCTTAGATAACAATTAAATTGTGATCCCAGAAATATCAAGATTCAATCTATACACATAAAGGATGAACATAATCCAACATTGACTTAAATTTagacatattatatatatacttgagTGCTTTTGACTTAGATCTCCTAACCCTAAAAAGACCTAAACTAGAACACTGAGAGATTAATTTAAGCTAATAAATTACATGttaaaatttttcaataaatttaaaattataatttattaatgtagTATTAACAAATCtctatttttaacttataaggATCTTGTTAGGACActagttaaagaattaaaaaagataaaaaaaaaattctctataCTTTTTTAATCAATGTCTTGAGCATTTgacaaattataattaacaaACCTCTTATATTAATTTGCACATgagtcattattttttatatacgtCCCCTTTTCGTCCCCATATGGGGATATACAACTGGAAAAAAGGCAACCGAACAAAAGGTTCCACTTAAAATAGTGTAATTGGACCCAGAAAAGAATAATTTCAAAGTTAAAGGATTCTAGATATTTGAAGGGACAAGGACAGCTAGACCACGAGCACGCCACGCGCCAAGCCCCACCTTTACATTTCAACCCTCCACGTTTCACCCCATCCAACGGCTACCACATCACCAACCCCTCCTTTTAGTCCCACACTGCCACAGGCCCATCTCTATCCACACGCTCACAATAACACACTGTCACCGTTCCGTTccgttttcctcttttttttctttctttcaaatccCCGCTTCGTGAAATCCCGAACCAGAAACCATGCTTCTCCGAACCGCTGCTGCTTCTGCTTCGTCCCTCTCCCTCTTCAGCCCGAACGCCGAACCTCCCCGTTCGGTTCCCGCTCGTGGATTGGTGGTTCGCGCAGCGAAAGGATCCACGAACCACCGCGCCCTGACCGGAGTGATTTTTGAACCGTTCGAAGAGGTGAAGAAGGAGCTCGATCTCGTTCCCACCGTTCCGCAAGCTTCTCTCGCGCGCCAAAAATACGTTGACGAATCTGAGTCCGCCGTTAACGAACAAATCAAGTTGCtcccatttctctctctctctctcgctctCCCTCATcggttttatttcattttcttttttccaccttctgcttattattattttttatgcagtGTGGAGTATAACGTTTCGTACGTTTACCATGCCATGTTTGCGTACTTCGATAGGGACAACGTTGCGCTGAGAGGACTTGCCAAGTAAGTAACGGTTTCGTTATTTTTAGAATCTATCGttttattttatactagttAGGAGTgattattagttattaataatGGTTATGTGTGGTTGATGAAGGTTTTTTAAGGAAtcgagtgaagaagaaagagagcATGCCGAGAAATTGATGGAGTATCAGGTGTTTGACTTAGACTTATTTTTCGTATTAGGAATCGAGTGATGATGACGCTGAATTCtgattatttgtttgtttatttgttttcagAACAAACGTGGTGGAAAAGTGAAGTTGCAGTCAATTGTGATGCCGCTTTCTGATTTTGATCATGCAGATAAGGGAGATGCGCTGCACGGTTAGTGTTTCTGGCCTTGTAATTTCCCTTTTTAGTGTTTTCAGTTTAGTTCGTGTGTTAATTGGAAATaggtttgttttcattttctgtgttGTTCTCTGTTTATCTAAATCTGAAGTGTGTTATGTGTGTGATTTGGTTTTTGGAtcgaacttttttttttcgcaTCGTAGTGCTTTGTGGTTTTGATTATTGAAGATACTTGATCGAGCTTTGAAATCTTACAGTTTTGACATCGTTTCTAGAATTGGAATTCTTAGTTTTTAGAATCTTTGAATGATGACATGATTTGATACTATTCTTAGTATCTTGTGATGAATCACAAATGATTTGGAATTATGCAGTACATGAATGAATGTTGGGATACTCTCATAAATTCTCATCATaggaattgaaaaattaaatgagagTGACTTATTAAATGAAAAGGAATTAAAGAGCACTAAGAAAAGCAAACTACTCTGTTTTCATTCATATGAAACAAGGATTTTATGCAGTCACTCAATCACTCATATTATTGCTCGCCTCTTATTCTCCTGAAATAGAAGCTCAACATACTTAGctgtgatttttgttttgtgggACTTACGGTCAAGTTCTTTTTTCAATTCCTAGTTTAACATTATGTATaatgtttatgtaaaataaatcaaatcctGACTGAACGTTACATTTATATAGTACTGATATATAACtataaaaacttcgtaccccattgtccGGAGGCaacgaaggtatgggggagggatgttgtacacagccttacccttgcatatgcaaagagactgttttcggattcgaacccatgaccaacaagtcaccaaggcacaactttaccgctgcaccagggctcgccctctaaaaaaacttcgtaccccattgctcGGAGgttcttcgctatgcgaaggtatgggggagggatgttgtacgcagccttacccttgcatatgcaaagaggctgtttccggattcgaacccatgaccaacaagtcaccaaggcacaactttaccgctgtaTCAGGGCTCGCCCTCTATAACTATATATTACCAAAATggtaaaatacaaataaagaaGTCAActagcacaaaaaaaaaaaacaaatcgcTTCTCCTAGGCTTTACCTGTTGAAATTCTCAACTGAATTCTCTATATGTCAGAGTTAATTATTTGTTCCCCCTCTTTCAGCAATGGAACTCGCTCTGTCATTAGAGAAGCTAACCAACGAGAAGCTCCTTAACTTGCACAGTGTAAGCCACCTTTGTAGGATCTTAGTTTTGGTTTTGCTGcatgttctttgtttcattgatATCAATCGTCTTGACATTGATAttgttaaaaatggaagttccTTACTTTAAACTTGATGTATGTTGTTTGACAGGTTGCCACAAAGAATGGTGACGTGCAGTTGGCTGACTTCGTGGAAACTGAGTATCTGGGTGAACAGgtataatataaatttcttgACGCAACTATCAATTTTCAAGTGTGAGAGATTGTACATATTGTGTGCTATGCATTGCATTTGGCAAAAGACTGCTAAGAAGTTCAATAACTCTAATGTTGAATGGTTTCTTTCTTAGGTGGAAGCCATCAAAAGAATATCCGAGTATGTTGCTCAGCTCAGAAGAGTTGGCAAAGGACATGGTAAGAATTTCTAATTCTGCTacgtgcctttttttttttcctgaggtTTTTGCTTTGATCAAAGGAAGGTATTCATGTTATGTGTTTTCCTTGATGGACTTTCTTTCAGGTGTTTGGCACTTTGATCAGATGCTCCTCCACGAGGGAGGAGATGCAGCTTGATGATTATTACTACATTACCCCcctttctattattattttgtatctTGCTCATCTAGGTGGCTTTCTAGTCTTTTGCTAGAAGGTGGAACTGAACTATAtggatgaataaaataaatgtggACTGGTTTCGGTCCTCTCGTAGATTATTTACTACTtgatcaatgatttttttttcataaaaagaaaaggtaGAGACTTAAATCTATCCTTTTAAATGCACCCTAAGGCTACTAGGGCTAGGTTAACGAACGCGGATATTCAAACTTCCATCAATCATGACTCATAAGGGCATGCTGGTGAATAGCTATGGGGAAATGGATATAACGCGCATAACAAAATTAGCATGAAAATAAACGAAGATGGCAGGGCCAAAACCATGACATAGAGAACCAAACATTAAAGATGAAAGATTAGTTAGTTACAAAACATAGTGAAAAGGGACGATCGTCTAAGGCTCTAACTGAGAAACAAAACTCATAACAGCAAACAATGCAATGGCAAAATGATAGATGGACAGACAAATGATAAAGCACTGAGTGTCAAAAAGAACAAGAACACAGCCACCTTTGGTGCTTGGTTCATGTTTTTAGCTTTGAAGTCTGAGCCATGATGCGTGTCAGTGAGCAAGGAGCAGTGGTTGGTGTGGGGTTCTTTGGTTGAGCATAGAATTAGTGAGACGGTGCTGGATATGGAGGTTACTAATGTggcctttaaaaaaataataatgtaaacgAAACACGCGACTCATTCCTTCTAAAACCTTCCTGagatatttccttttttatcccCTTCTATGAGACCTTATCATATTCTTGTTTCATTCATAAAACCTTCCTGagatatttcctttttttatccCCTTCTATGagatatttcctttttttatccCCTTCTATGAGACCCTATCATATTCTTGTTTCATTCATAAAACCTTCCTGagatatttcctttttttatccCCTTCTATAAGACcttattacatttttatttcattcattcacttaatcatttttatttcattcatttgtatatattagccACATAAAATTGgggattcaaaaaaaaaaaaaatgaagacaaaACCTATCTCAATAAACAGAATGTGATATATAGACAAGAATAGATGATAGTCAACACCCCAAAAACAAATAGCAGGAAACTTTTATCCGATTTTATTAATTACTCTCCCTTGGTAAGAGgctaaaacaaatacaaatccCTACACCTTTGGTCGAACCTGCAATTGCAAATATGCATGCATTTACGTTGCAAGTTGACCCATAAGTAAATTGCCTTAAATAGCTAGTTGATTTATGGCTAGGAATGCAATAAAGCTAAGCGACGATATTTGATGGTTAAGAATCGAAATTGCAAGGTTAACAATATGTACAGAAGTCAAGGCTGTCTCACAGTACTCAGGTCCATAAGCAGCATGTTTGGCATCATTGTTAGCAAAGATAGCAGTTAGAGAGTCGTATATCAATTCACTCAGAGCACTCCTAAACGCCATAACCACATATTCATAGTCAGAGTTTGCACATTCTGCAATGGCTGGAACATATTTTGTCTTCACCAATATCCCTTAAGAAACTTCTGCCCTTCTATTCCCTTCTTTAAGGCCAACTTCAAGACCGCCTCTGAAAATTCAAGCAAGTTTTTTGCCCGCTGAACTCTAGGATCAGCTCTTAGAATGTTCGTGCATTCGATTCTGTGCTGTGGGATTTTCTTGCAAATTTTGTCAATTAGGTCAGAACCATCACCAAGCAGCCTATGAATGATGACCATGAATTCTAGCATTTGTTAGCGAAGGAGACTGAGTAATGAGGATCAAGCAAAGGGTGAGCAACAGGGAACATGGTGctaaagaatttattttatggTGGGGAGTTTTAAGGTctgtttaaacttatttagtGAAATaagcatttaatttaataaaataaacatatattttttaatatgtttgcctaaattatttttgcttaaaaaattaattttcttcttaaGGCCTCGTTCGATGTGATTGCACATTTCTGATTTTGGGTATTCAAAACAGATTTTGggtattcaaaacaaaatatgttAGGCAAAAAGGAAACTGAATTGATTTttaactcaattttaaaataattttatattcattatcaaaaccaagaatttttttttatgaatttgatttttagttaaaaaaaaatgcattctaACCACCATCACCATACCACCACCGCTACCATTTCACCATAATCACTATCATCACACCTGGTTGTTGATGCCTCTAGCACTACTATACTGTCATCACAATCATTACTATTATCACTTTCCACCATTTCACAATCATTGTCATCGCACCTCGTATTTGTTGCCTCTATCACCATCGCATCACTGTTGTCGCCGCCACCATTTTGCCACCTCCATTGTTGTTGTCGCTGTCGCTATCACTATTCCACCCTACCACTATTGTTGGTGTcataaccaccaccaccaccattccATTGCTAATATTGCCAACAATGCATGATCAATCCAATATGTAACTTAACCCGATTAGACCTTTAATCGCAGTCAAACCAGTTCGACTAATTGGTCTATCCTAGTTTTTAAACCTGGTCATAACCATTCAACCATTATTATCGCCATCATTACCAGTTCACTATCATTGTTACTGTCATTATTCCACCCTCACTATCGACACCACCATTATTACCGTCACCATTTTCATCCCGTTATCTTTGTTACCGTAATTATTTCATAATAGAGTTATATAAAATGactcattttatttatcttcaatttgtaacatttaaaaaaaattaaaaacaaagaataaatggaaactcaaaactaaaactaattttgattcttacaaatttcaaaaataaaaatgagaaaccATCAGCATTGCTCACGTTACataattatttccttttatgGTGATTCATTAcataattaattcattatattCTGTATTATACTTTCAATTTGTATAGATCAAAACGGAAGGATGTACGAATTAATGCAaaattgcaaaataaaaaaatactaatttgatTCTTTATAAAACATTATATAATTTAGAATGAATATATTGATACTATATATCAAATAAGTAATTAACGTATACTATCATAAATCGTTAATTACATGTTACTCCAAGGAAATATTGTTACAGTATTCATTGACAAGAtccttaaaataagaaaatatttaattacatttattatattatattatatatctaatatttaaggaaatattttacaatattgGCTAATAAAATCCTTGAAATAAGGAAATATTATCTCCACTcctttatataagaaataaatgacatcatttttatatatctaaCGTGTGAAATGTTGTACACAATAAAGCCattatttacttgttttttttataaaaaaatatattaattggtaatgattctttcaaataaaattatttatttcttatttgtttAATAGATTCACTTCTTATAATCTCTCTTATAACACACAAAATAATACCTACCTACtattaatatcattaataagGCCCATTACTTCCAACAATTGTCATCATATGGTTGTtgtcattatcattaatatcattattgtcaatgaagtaattaataattaatatattgattatttttgttaaaaaagtaattaatcacttttttttccatGCAACATTGCAGAAAGTTAGAAAATTCGAtattataatgatatttttagagATAAGGTTATTActttaaaacacaaatattattttatttaatatttcctAATTGATAGTCGGAAACTAACTCTTTCAAGGCATACAGAAGTGAGTATTATTTCCCTCcaagtaaagaaataaacatgtttttttatttatttaaatatttttaaacagttTAGTGCATGTTTTGCTCCGTAAATGATTGAAGCATGTATAATAAGTTACTCCTTGAAGTCTGGTGCTTGGCTCATGTTTTTGGCGTGTGGAATCTGAGCCATGGTGCGTCTCAGTGTGCAGGACTCAAGGGCTGGAAGCCTGGAAGGCAAGACAGTGCTAGCTGCGGTTTTGCTCATGGAAGTTGTGAGAGATGGTGTTTGTTCACGATTGCAAATGGCATTTATTACTTTTGAGtgcaagtaattttttttttatttacactaagaatattttctaattaacatGAGAGACTAATTCTTTCAAAATTAGAAATCATCAAACTGAGTAAtactttgaataaaaatattaattttttaatagaatgaaataaagttttaattttttgctcAGTAAATGACGGAAGCATAataagttattaatttaatatatttatattcattaaaacatttaaaataagaaatatggtaacaaatgattaaatatttatataaattaaattataataaggaGGGATCAAATTAAACcagtataattttgataattattatattatttttataacttaatataaaatatgatttttatttatccaactattgaattatatttatatattattaagattattcattaaaattgaacaacataatcaaatgattcatattttagtatattttaaaatatttatattatattaattttaatatatataaataagataacaaataatttttaaataatatgaaattttgtatgtgatatataaaaaaacccttTCAATTCAacagtaaattattttaaaataatattatttaactgaaaaaaagattatataataattattaaagttaCACAAGTATACTTTAATATctcaattataatataatagtctttataagaatgataaaatgttGCAGTTGGCCGATTAGACAAGATATCTGTTTTTAATGTTCAtcacaattatataattaaattcaacatttttattattttattgagattatttattttttgctatGTAAATTTTGTGTAGTATTGGCAAATTCTTTATATGGACAATATTGACGGtgctgtttattttttatttttttttaatttcaattttatccttaatttttgAGTGACTACGTTTTGAAGTAACTCAAGACCCAAACCAGTTTGACCCAAAATTAACTAACGAGACCCAACTCctctgcacttttttttttttaatgaaaatgagGGACAAAAACCCTTCATCCTATACACTCCCACTATTGCTTTCTACAGTATCCCGTTATATTTTGAATTAGCTTTCCACAATTCATTGACAATAGGCAGCATCcccattttattataaataggaGTGGAAATAAGTAAGCTAAGCATTACTAGGCTTAAACTCAGCTCTGCTCATTATagactttttttaaagattCGGCTCGATTTACATAAAAGTCTGGCTTGGCCTACGAACCTGATTAAAGACATCTTtaaccaattaattattttaaaacgtaatgaaataataattaaaaaaagaaacttataaaattttgtataaataatatataaatccaaaaataattgataaacaaaatcatattgaattcaagttattaaaacacaaagtatatcaaaagaaaataaaacaaaagaacataatattaaaaaaatatgaattagagatgatttatactaatataaccaaataaaaatattcaaattatctgaaaatatttttacaaaacatGAAAGTATTAATCTGATTGCATCATTCTTTTAAGttaagtctttttattttaaaataaatttcacatcGAACCATAAAGCTCAGCACATTGTATTCATTCATTAGATCTTCGAGGAGGCTATATCACTTAAATATGCTTTTAGTTTctcattataaatatttttaatccctcaaattaaaattatttttcttaatcattAAACTTATGAAATGCTTATTCACAATTTATAGCGGCTTACACAAAATTATGGTGGTTGACCACcagaatttaatttctaaattttaaaaatcaaaatctaaCAACCAAAGGTCGACTCAAATTTTgcataatcaatattttaagtTTGACACATACAAGGAGAGGGACTAAAAAAGCAAATGTCGAGAATGTGTTCAAATCAAAAGAATGTTAAAAATGTGTTAATAGCATTTCCTTTTA
Proteins encoded in this window:
- the LOC114383105 gene encoding ferritin-4, chloroplastic, whose product is MLLRTAAASASSLSLFSPNAEPPRSVPARGLVVRAAKGSTNHRALTGVIFEPFEEVKKELDLVPTVPQASLARQKYVDESESAVNEQINVEYNVSYVYHAMFAYFDRDNVALRGLAKFFKESSEEEREHAEKLMEYQNKRGGKVKLQSIVMPLSDFDHADKGDALHAMELALSLEKLTNEKLLNLHSVATKNGDVQLADFVETEYLGEQVEAIKRISEYVAQLRRVGKGHGVWHFDQMLLHEGGDAA